In Nostoc edaphicum CCNP1411, the sequence ACATATACGGGGAATTGCCGTATCCAGTGGGACCTAAAGGTAAAACTTGCCAATATTGTTGATGGCTATCTTTAAGGAAATCAATGAAGCGATAGGCTTCTAAGCCTAAATCCCCAACGCCAAATCGGCTAGGAAAGGAAGTAGGATGCAGCAAAATGCCACTGGATCTAGGAAAAGGCATATTTAACCTGAATTATGTGAAGGAGCAATTGTCTGATGGACACGCTGTGCGATCGCATCGAATTTATCACGGAACAGTATTTGTAGGTAAAGTCATTTGTCATTTGTCATTTGTCCTTTGTGAATGATCAATGACCAATAGCCAATGACCAATAACCAATGACCAATAACCAATGACCAATGACCAATGACCAATGACCAATGACTAAATAACTATGACTTACCGAAACCCTGCACCGACAGTTGATATCATCATTGAACTAGTAGATCGACCTCATCGGCCAATAGTGTTAATTGAAAGACATAATCTACCCTTAGGTTGGGCTATTCCTGGTGGTTTTGTGGATTATGGTGAAGCGGTGGAAGTGGCGGCGCGGCGAGAAGCTGAGGAAGAGACGGGTTTGCAGGTGGAATTAATTGAACAATTACTGGTGTATTCTGACCCCAATCGCGATCCGCGTCAGCATACCATTAGTATTGTATTTTTAGCGACAGCGACGGGAGAACCTGTGGCTGGGGATGATGCTAAGGGTGTAGGAATTTTTGAGTCTTGGCGTGTCCCTGGTAACTTATGTTTTGACCACGATCGCATTCTGCGCGATTATTGGCGATATCGGCATTATGGGATACGTCCGAGGTTGGGGTAAGAGGGGAGAAGAATATCTGTAATTCCATACCATAGAGTTTGGGTAAACGTTCCGCAGGAATATGTCAAAGCCAAGATTCTAACGCTAAGGCTTGCACCTGTTGTATCCTTTGAAAATCGCTGTCCCCTGAGACGACGGTGAGGTTATAGTGCAAATCAGTTGATGCTATCCACAAGTCGTTATCGCTAAAACCCAAATCTTGAACTGTAAACTTTCTACGCTTTGCTTTGTCTTTGGGGCCAAAATTTTCGACAATTTCTCCTTTGAGGCTACCGTAAACATCTGCAACTCCTCCACTAATGGGATAAAGGTCAATGGTTTGCAGAAAAGTTCTGACAAAGCGAAGATTTGCTGCTTGTTGAGAAGACTTTTGCACCATGTAAAGGAGTTCACCTTGCACAATAACGCTAGTTGCAACGCCTAAGCCGATATGTTCTTGTAACCGACGAATGACGTTTGTTTCTCCAAAAATGATTCGGCTACAATGGTTGGTATCTAGGAGGTACATCACTAAAATTCAGCCGGGGAACGAGTTTCGTAAACAAGCTGCAAGCACTCCTCAAAATCATCCCCTTGCCAGGTTCCAGCAAATTTTAGTAAGTCTTCTGCTTTAGAGCCTCTAATAATTGGTGTTGCTTCCTGTATTTCCGGTTTTGTTGTCTGATTGGAAGTATCATCATTTTTTTCCGTTGACAGGTCAAGAGATATTTCCTCGGTTCCTGGTTTTGTCTTGAGAAAACGCAAAAAATCTAGTGTTTCAGCTAGTAAAACATCTGAGGATGATTCAATTTCTTGGAGTAGTAGTTCTTTAATATTCATCAATGATATTTTGCAGTCTGTCGTAACAGTATTATACGAGTGCGATCGCGATGCTGACTTGGCGGCATTCTGCGGATACGTTCTAGGTTGGGGTAGGAGGAACGAACCGCAGAGGCGTAAAGAGAGGATGGGAGAGGAATATCTATGACACAAAGTTTTTGTGATTATACTGTGTCAGTGGTATTTAAAGGTGCATTATGGATGCTGAGACACTCTTGGAGAACTACGCCGGACAATGCCGGAACTTTGATTCTGCCGATCTTGGAGGAGTAGACCTCAAAGGTGCAAACCTAAGTGGGATAAAGTTATGCAAAGCAAATTTAAATGGAGCAGACTTAAGTGAGGCAACCCTGACCAAAGCGAACCTTAATAATGCAGGACTTAGTAGAGCATCTTTAACAAATGCAAATTTGAGTGGAATAGAAGGTTCTTCAATTGATCTTAGTTGGGCAGACTTGAGCGGTGCGGACTTAAGTTGTGCAAATTTGAGTAATGCAAATCTGAGTGGGGCAGACTTGACTAGCGCAAACTTTACTCAGATAAAACTAACTGAAGTAAATTTTCATGGGGCAAATCTCCAGAAAGCCATACTCAGGGGTGTCACTTTGGATAAATGTAATCTATCAGAGGTAGATTTAGCTGAGGCTGATCTGGTTAGGGTTTGCTTAGAAAAAGCAAATCTCAACAAAGCCTGTCTGCAAAGAGCAAATCTAGAAAGAGCTTGTCTTTCAGATGCAAACTTGATGATGGCAAACTTCGATGAAGCAAACCTGAAGAAGGCAAATCTAACTGGAGCAAATATCTATGGAGCAACCTTTAAAGATGCTGACCTAACTGATGCGATAATGCCAGATGGAGAAGTCTACAAACCGATCGCCTCTGAGATGGAAATCGGTAAACAGGAAACATCGTTGGAGAAAGTAATATCTATGACCCGTAAAGTAATTAATACTGATAACGCACCCGCACCCGTGGGCCCTTATAATCAAGCGATCGCAGCTTCAGGTCAATTTTTATTCATAGCTGGACAAATTGCCATCGATCCCCGCCTTGGTGATGTCGTCTACACTGATGATGTCAAAAAGCAAACTGAGCAGGTATTAGCTAATCTTGAAGCCATCCTCACCGCAGCCGGGGCGACTTTCCAAGATGTGGTGAAAACCACTGTATTTTTAGCTGATATGAATGATTTTGCGGCAGTGAATGCCATTTATGCAAAATATTTCCCGGAAGATACAGCCCCAGCACGGGCTTGTGTGCAGGTATCGCGCTTACCTAAAGATGTGTTGGTAGAAATTGATGCGATCGCTGTAATTAGCGGTTAGAGGAAATAGAATCATTGCTAAAGCTGATTTCAGAGAGATAAATCATGAACATTGAACTGAAACCTGAACATGAGCAATTTATCCAAGCCCAAATTGCTAGTGGAAAATTTACAAATGCAGATGAAGTAATTGATGTAGCATTTCATCTGCTAGATAAATTAAATTCTGAGTATGTGCAATGGGTGGAAGAAACCCGGCAAAAAGTTGATGTAGCAATTGCTGAAATTGAACGAGGGGAAGTTTTGGATGGCGAAACTGTAGTGATGCAGATACTAGAAAAATTCCAAAAGGCGCGTGAGGCTTAGTAATGAGCCGCTATGTCATTTCACTATCTGCTAGTCGCGACTTAAATGAAATTTCTGATTACTTTTTAATCCGCAACCTAGAAGCAGGAGAAAAACTATTTAGAGAGTTTAACAATAAATGTCAAAATTTAGCGGTGTTTCCAAATATGGGACGCAGCTATGCTCATATTAAACCTTCATTACGTGGCTTACCGCTAGATGGATATGTCATTCTCTACCAAGTAATTGATGATGGGGTTAAAATTTTGCGCGTTGTCAGCGGTCGTCAAGATTTAGAATCTTTATTTGCAGAGTCAGATGAAGAGTAAAGCCATAAATTTTGTTAACTGAGATAAGAAAATATCAAGACGTTTTTTGGCTTGCTGTAAAGTGCATATAAAACTCTGTTAATTACCTCTCAGCAAATGCGATCGCCTCTAGAACTTTGGGAATACTGAAACTAAGTACCCTAGAGGAGTATTAAAAATGGCAGAAAATCGCATCAGTGCTAGTCTAGCCCCAGCAGATAAAGAAGCAGTCATGCAAGCGATCGCTACAATTAGAGAAAAATTACCGTTTTTGGTTGATTTGACTACCGAAGAACGGCGAACAATGTTGAAGATGGGAGATAAAAGTCGGGCTTTTGTCAGCAAAGCCTTAGAAGTGGCGACACAGAACCCTAATTTTTTGCCCCGTTCTTTTGATTTAGAAGAGATGCGCCGAGATTTGGCACTGTTTGAAGCCTTGTATCCAGTGCTTTTGTCTCTAACGCAACTGCAAGAATTAGTAGATGATACCTGTATAGCTTCTGCTAGCGAAGCCTATGCAGCAGCATTAGCAGTTTATAGCTATGCCAAAGCTAGCGGTGATGTCACAGGTTTAGATGCAGTAATTGATGAGATGGGACGCAGGTTTTACCGCCGTTCTAAGAAAAAGCAATCCGAAGTCCCAGTTAGCTAAAGCTTGCAATAGAAAATTATACCAGTTGTAAACTTGGTAAAATACACGTCATTTGTAGGGGCATAACATTGTTATGCCCTTTTCGCGCTTTGTATCCAAAGATTTTTTAAACCCGCCGAGGGAGATTTTGTTTGTATAGTTACGATTTTTATAGCGCATCTCGTTTATCTAAAATACACTTTGACCTTTCTCTAAACCTCTCCCCTACAAAGGGCTACGGTGTACACACAAGTCCTTTTGACCCCCTCTAACTCCCCCTTGCAAAGGGGGAGAACCGGATATTTCCCCCCTTTGCAAGGGGGGATTAAGGGGGGTAAATCCAGGGTTTGGGCTTCATTACCAATATGTGTGTACACCTTAGCCTACAAGGGGAGAGGCTTGGAATCTTACTCCCCTTCCCTTGTAGGGAAGGGGCTGGGGGTTAGGTCTGTATTGGACTTCATCGAGTCACCTGGGCATTTTTGAGCCTCAGAAGGTCAACGTCGAGCCTCAGAAGGTCAACGTCGAGCCTCAGAAGGTCAACATTGAGCCTCAAAAGGTCAACATTGAGCCTCAGAAGGTCAACGTCGAGCCTCAGAAGGTCAACGTCGAGCCTCAGAAGGTCAACGTCGAGCCTCAGAAGGTCAACATTGAGCCTCAGAAGGTCAACATTGAGCCTCAGAAGGTCAACATTGAGCCTCAAAAGGTCAACATTGAGCCTCAAAAGGTCAACGTCGAGCCTCAGAAGGTCAACATTGAGCCTCAGAAGGTCAACGCATAAAAATTACCTAGAAAAAGTCTGGTAAATTCCGAAATACAGCATTTATATTTAGTAGTTATTCTGTAAACATTAGCACCTCAAAATTGAATCTTGTAATGAACCCACAAAACAAGCCCAAGAGTCTACAAGATATTCTTAAGCAGCGTCAACAATCAGGTTTTGTGGGTCGTGAAGACCAAGTAAACCAATTTCGCCAAAATTTAGCATTCCCCCCAGAAGACGATCGCCGTCGTTTTTTGTATAACGTTTGGGGTCAAGGCGGAGTTGGAAAAAGTACCCTGCTGCGACAGTTTCGTAAAATTGCTGACGAAGCAAAAATCATTTCGGCTTACATCGATGAAGCTGAAAAAACTATACCAGAAGTCATGGGCCGTCTAGCTGAGGATTTAGAACGGCAAGGTCATAAACTAACGCAGTTTACAGAACGCTACAAAGTTTACCGTCAAAAGCGCCAAGAATTAGAAACCGATCCAGAAGCTCCTCAAGGCTTTTCGGCTTTTGTTGGGAAAACTATGGCAAAAACTGGTGTGCGTCTAGCGCGTCGAGTTCCCGTTGGCGGTGCTGTATTTGACTTTGTAGATGAGGATGCTTTTGCTACCCAAGCTGGAGAATGGGCTTCTTATGTTGCAAAGAAAATAACAAATAAAGATGAGGTGCGTTTAGTTCAAGAACCTGAAGAAGTTCTGACTCCGCTATTTTTGCAAGATATTTTTAAAATTGCTAAAGAAACTGGTGTTGTTTTGTTTTTTGATACTTATGAACGCACCGGAGAATTTCTAGATAACTGGCTACGGGAAATTCTGGAGGGTCGTCACGGTGAATTATCTTTCAATATATTAATAACCATCGCCGGTCGGCATGAATTAGATATTGTTGGGCATCTTATGAGGGGGTAATAGCTCGTTTCCCTCTGGAACCATTTACAGAAGAAGAAGCCCAACAATATCTAACTCGCAAAGGCATTACAGACAATCGCGTTGTTGAAGTGATTTTACACCTTTCTGGAAACTTACCCCTGCTAGTGGGAATGCTAGCAGATACTCATCCCAATGACCCCAATCAGGTAATTGAGCCTAGCAGCAGTGCTGTAGAACGCTTTTTAAAATGGATTGACGATCCCAAACGGCGACAAGTGGCGCTTGATGGTGCTATTCCTCGGTGCTTGAATCGGGATGTTATAGCTAAATTGAGAGCAGAAGAAGAAGCTGACGAGTTATTTACTTGGCTAAAAGAAACATCCTTTGTCAATGAACGTACCGACGGCTGGGCTTATCATGATGTTGTTAAAACCCAAATGTTACGCCACAAGCGCCTTTTATCACCGCAAAGTTGGGCTGATATACATGGTAAGTTGGCAGAATATTATGACAGCCTGCGGAATGATCTGCAATTAAAGGAAGAAGAAAAACAGCGCGATCCTAGCTGGCAAAGTCACACATTAAACGTGTTGTACCACAACTTATGTCAGTCACCGCAAAAGAATTTATCTGTAGCTCTCAATGAATTTCTTGCTGCACTCAAAAATCAACGCAAATTTGCCCAACAATATGCAGAAATAATGCTTCAGGCTGGTAAAGATGTCGATTCTTCTGAAGTTCAGCGTTGGGGTGAGCAACTAGCAAATGGGTTAAAAGCTTATGAGGAGGACGTTTATCAAGTTACGTTGGAAATGTTTACCGCAGTCTTACAGAATTCTAGGATTGAGGTTAAATGGCAACCAATTGCTCTAGGTTGGCGCGGTGAAACTTACCGCTTAATGAAGCGTTACCCAGAAGCACTACAAGATTTTGACCGCGCGATTGAACTTGACCCCAAATATGACTGGGCGATCGCATGTCGCGGTCAAACTTACCACAAAATGAAGTGCTACAGGGAAGCCCTACAAGATTTTGACCGCGCTATTGAACTCAATTCCAAATTTGACTGGGCAATCGCACATCGCGCTCGGACTTACCACCGAATGAAGTTTTACAGGGAAGCCCTACAAGATTTTGACCGCGCTATTGAACTCAATCCCAAATTTGACTGGGCGATCGTACTTCGCGCTCAAACTTACCACCGAATGAAGTTTTACAGGGAAGCCCTACAAGATTTTGACCGCGCTATTGAACTCAATCCCAAATTTGACTGGGCGATCGCACATCGCGCTCGGACTTACCACCGAATGAAGTTTTACAGGGAAGCCCTACAAGATTTTGACCGCGCTATTGAACTCAATCCCAAATTTGACTGGGCGATCGTACTTCGCGCTCAAACTTACCAATCAATGGAGCGTTACCCAGAAGCCCTAAAAGATTTTGACCGTGCGATTGAACTTAACCCCAAATATGACTGGGCGATCGTACATCGCGGTCAAACTTACTTGATGCTTAAGCTATATAATGAGGCTCTTGCAGATTTCAACCGGGCTATTAACTTAGATTCTGACAGTAATTGGAAATTGTATAATCGCGCTTTAGCTTACCTAGCTCTTAACCAAGCAGATAAAGCACGGGCTGATTTACTACTTGCTATCAAGCTTGCTAAAGAAGATTACGAAAAAGATGCTAAAGACTGGAATAATGCCTTTAACTTAGCCCTTTACTATTTAGTTGCTCAATATAATCAACCAGCAGAGCAGTTATATCGCTATGTTTTATCTCAAGGTGCTTCCTTAGAGCTTATCCATGCAGCTATCCAAGACCTAAATGACTTTTTAACCGTGTTCCCTGACCATGTGCAGGCTAAATCCATGCGACAGTTGTTGCAGTCTTCTCTAACTTAGGTTGTGTAATTTCCAACCTACCCGCCAGAAAACCCACAAGTCCCAACAACCGCCTGAGAATCAATTCTCTCTCTTACATCTAAAATCTTCTAAACAAAACTAGAAAAGGGTTTCAGTCCACTTGAGTGGACTTGCGCTATGAGCCTGAGATTTCAATCTCTGGCGGACAAACAGGTAAGCGCAAAATCCGAGCTAACTTGCCTTCGGGAGACTGGCGGCTAAACCCAATTGCCTACAAACATTAAGCGATGCCTGCGGCGGGCTACGCCTACGCTACTACTACTTTGTCTTGCTTATGACAAACCGTAGGCGATCGCTAAACCCAATTGCCTACAAATATTAAGCGATCGCAACTACTACTTTGTCTTGCTTATGACAAACCGTAGGCGATCGCTTTGTTGTTAAGCTGTGGGTAATCGATCGCAAGATTCCGGTTCAATATCTGGTACTTTCGCTAAAACTGCGTCGTATTTTTCTCGACTACCTCGCTTTGCTAACTCCCCTAGATAAATTTCAGTTGTGAGTGCAGCGATTTTCTCCGCAACTGCTGTCGCCACAAACTGATCGATAGAAATCCCGTCTTGTTTGGCAAGTTCCTGCAAACTTTTGTACAAAGAGTCAGGAAGCTGAATGCTGAGGTTGCTCATGACAATGCGATCGCTAAACCCAATTGCCTACAAACATTAAGCGATCGCAACTACTACTTTGTCTTACTCATGACAAACCGTAGGCGATCGCTTAATTTAAAACTCTTGCAAATACTGGGCAAAAGTCTAATGCCGAGTATTAATTAATGGAACACACTTGAGAAGATATTATTAAGCTTTCTCATTGAAATGTCAAGATTTCGCGAAGTAGATGGGTAGAAAAATCCACAACTATCTCATTGCTAGTAAAACGTATTTCTGCAAAGAAGCAAGCTACGCAAAGCGTTTCGCCGAAAAGCAATCACCAAAATTTCAACGAAGTTACATTTTGTTGCATAGTAAAGTTTATTCATCCTTACCTACTGACATCAGCAAAGCTTGCTATTATATATCGCCACTTCCCTTAAATTCTCAGGCTGCGCTGATAAACTCTTGTCACCAAAATGCTGATTCATCAGCGCGGGGATTTGTGCAGCTTGAATCCGGCTATGGCGCGTTTTATCTGGCATTACTAAGTTAGGCCCAGCTTTACAGTTTTTCATGCAACCAGTGCCCTTGATTGTAACTTGGTCTTCTAAACCGCGATCGCTTAAAGCTGCCTCCAACGCCTGACAAACTGCTTTACCACCGCGTTTCATGCAATCAGACTTTTGACACACCAAAATCGTGGATTTAGTCTTAGCTGGTTTTACCTTGACATTATCAATCGATGGGGGTTTTTGTGGTGCCGCGATGGTTTTAACTGCCGCCATTTCAGAACGCGCCGCCATCACACGTTCAGCTTTCAGTGTAACTTTGTCTTTTTTTATATCGTATTCTTTATAACCAACAACTTGTAACCAAGTACCGGCTGGTAGCCGCAAGTCAAAAGCAGCCCGTAAATGTTTAGCAAGTTTAACGTAACATTCACCCTCATGAGTACCTAGCAATAAACCTTTCAGCTTATAGCCATCTTTAATAACAAAATTTATAAACCTGCCTTCAAGACAAAATTGTGATATTTCCATATTGTGAGATGCACCCATTTTTTAACCTCCTTTTAACTAATACAAGCTATCAAGCGAGATATTCTCAGCAGCCAAAGATTAGAACTGTTAGTAGCGGTTTTTCCAGCAGCACTCAAGAGTCAAAATCTGGTCTTGACGGGAAGCTGTTAATCGCCGGATCACACTCCAAAGTTGAACAGCTGTCATAGGAGAGCCAATTTCAACTTCTAATGGCTGGTTAGCCTTACAACTACAGGGAATGTCTAACTCCTTTAGGCGTTGATAGACTTGCCAGCGGTCTGCCCAATTCACCTCTACAAGGTGGTTGCTTTCTAATTCTGAACTAAACGATTTCAAGAAAATTGCCCTCAAAGTGCAACAAACTTGCAGTAACTACCGCGATTTAACTTTCTGCTTTTTGAAAGTCTTAGGAGTCTAACCTCTTAAAACCAGCATACCTTAAGTGCAAACAATTCTCATTAATTTTGGAAAAAAAATCAAACTTTTACACCTATTCCATATTCAGAGGGGGAAGAGGCAGAGGTGCAGGGAGCAGGGAGCAGAGGGGAAAGAGGTAATTTTTATTTTTTATTCTCTCCCTTGTCCCTTGCATCCTGACCCCTGCTCCCTTGCTTCTTCACCACTCCCCGCTCCTGTTGGAAAATATGCATATTTATACTGGGATGTCAATATTAATGAGATATTTATGCAACTTCATGGGTGTGCCATCATTCAGCAAACAATAAACTTGAGACTTTTTGTAAGTAAAAATACAAAATCTTGTGATGGCAAATTGGCTTGCTCTTATTATTAAAATGTTAATATGTTAAAAATAAGCAGTTAAAATCTATAACTGTTGAAAAGAGAGGAACACAATGTCTGAAACGCAAACTTTGTTACGGAATTTTGGTCATGTATATGACAATCCCGTGTTGCTGGATCACAGCGTAACTGCTCCAGTCACAGAAGGATTCAACGTTATATTAGCTAGTTTCCAGGCACTGTACTTGCAGTACCAAAAGCATCATTTTGTAGTTGAAGGCTCAGAATTTTACTCTCTGCATGAGTTTTTTAACGAAAGCTACAACCAAGTACAAGACCACATCCATGAAATTGGAGAACGTTTGGATGGATTGGGTGGTGTGCCAGTAGCTACCTTTAGCAAATTAGCAGAATTAACTGTTTTTGAGCAAGAATCCGAAGGCGTATATTCTTCTCGCCAAATGGTGGAAAATGACCTCGCTGCCGAACAAGCAATCATTGGCGTAATTCGTCGTCAGGCTGCTCAGGCAGAGAGTTTAGGCGATCGGGGCACACGCTATCTGTACGAAAAGATTTTGTTGAAAACTGAGGAACGTGCATATCATTTGTCTCACTTCCTCGCCAAAGACAGCTTAACTTTAGGATTTGTCCAAGCTGCTCAAAGCTAAAACTCTCATAATCTAGATTTTTCTACCTAGACTGAAAGAAAAAGTTGGCAGCACCAACTCTTAAAATATTATTAAAAGTGGCAGAGAATGGTATCCCTATTTCTCTGCCATTTTTAATCTAAGTAAACATATTTATATAATATTTAATATTGAAAACCTTTAGCAATTAGCTAGTTAAGATAGATTTTTATCTAAGTAATCTATTTGTGCTGAATAAGCAAATAGATATATGCCAAAATAAATCACCAATTGTTGAAAGTTATCATCAGCTTAAATAACAAAGATTTGCAAAAGCTTTAAAAATTTGAGCATCACAATTAAATAAAATTAGAAATACAAAATAATTGTTGGGCATTG encodes:
- a CDS encoding NUDIX domain-containing protein; amino-acid sequence: MTYRNPAPTVDIIIELVDRPHRPIVLIERHNLPLGWAIPGGFVDYGEAVEVAARREAEEETGLQVELIEQLLVYSDPNRDPRQHTISIVFLATATGEPVAGDDAKGVGIFESWRVPGNLCFDHDRILRDYWRYRHYGIRPRLG
- a CDS encoding type II toxin-antitoxin system VapC family toxin, yielding MYLLDTNHCSRIIFGETNVIRRLQEHIGLGVATSVIVQGELLYMVQKSSQQAANLRFVRTFLQTIDLYPISGGVADVYGSLKGEIVENFGPKDKAKRRKFTVQDLGFSDNDLWIASTDLHYNLTVVSGDSDFQRIQQVQALALESWL
- a CDS encoding Rid family detoxifying hydrolase is translated as MDAETLLENYAGQCRNFDSADLGGVDLKGANLSGIKLCKANLNGADLSEATLTKANLNNAGLSRASLTNANLSGIEGSSIDLSWADLSGADLSCANLSNANLSGADLTSANFTQIKLTEVNFHGANLQKAILRGVTLDKCNLSEVDLAEADLVRVCLEKANLNKACLQRANLERACLSDANLMMANFDEANLKKANLTGANIYGATFKDADLTDAIMPDGEVYKPIASEMEIGKQETSLEKVISMTRKVINTDNAPAPVGPYNQAIAASGQFLFIAGQIAIDPRLGDVVYTDDVKKQTEQVLANLEAILTAAGATFQDVVKTTVFLADMNDFAAVNAIYAKYFPEDTAPARACVQVSRLPKDVLVEIDAIAVISG
- a CDS encoding ribbon-helix-helix domain-containing protein, with the translated sequence MNIELKPEHEQFIQAQIASGKFTNADEVIDVAFHLLDKLNSEYVQWVEETRQKVDVAIAEIERGEVLDGETVVMQILEKFQKAREA
- a CDS encoding type II toxin-antitoxin system RelE/ParE family toxin — translated: MSRYVISLSASRDLNEISDYFLIRNLEAGEKLFREFNNKCQNLAVFPNMGRSYAHIKPSLRGLPLDGYVILYQVIDDGVKILRVVSGRQDLESLFAESDEE
- a CDS encoding ATP-binding protein, whose protein sequence is MNPQNKPKSLQDILKQRQQSGFVGREDQVNQFRQNLAFPPEDDRRRFLYNVWGQGGVGKSTLLRQFRKIADEAKIISAYIDEAEKTIPEVMGRLAEDLERQGHKLTQFTERYKVYRQKRQELETDPEAPQGFSAFVGKTMAKTGVRLARRVPVGGAVFDFVDEDAFATQAGEWASYVAKKITNKDEVRLVQEPEEVLTPLFLQDIFKIAKETGVVLFFDTYERTGEFLDNWLREILEGRHGELSFNILITIAGRHELDIVGHLMRG
- a CDS encoding tetratricopeptide repeat protein produces the protein MILHLSGNLPLLVGMLADTHPNDPNQVIEPSSSAVERFLKWIDDPKRRQVALDGAIPRCLNRDVIAKLRAEEEADELFTWLKETSFVNERTDGWAYHDVVKTQMLRHKRLLSPQSWADIHGKLAEYYDSLRNDLQLKEEEKQRDPSWQSHTLNVLYHNLCQSPQKNLSVALNEFLAALKNQRKFAQQYAEIMLQAGKDVDSSEVQRWGEQLANGLKAYEEDVYQVTLEMFTAVLQNSRIEVKWQPIALGWRGETYRLMKRYPEALQDFDRAIELDPKYDWAIACRGQTYHKMKCYREALQDFDRAIELNSKFDWAIAHRARTYHRMKFYREALQDFDRAIELNPKFDWAIVLRAQTYHRMKFYREALQDFDRAIELNPKFDWAIAHRARTYHRMKFYREALQDFDRAIELNPKFDWAIVLRAQTYQSMERYPEALKDFDRAIELNPKYDWAIVHRGQTYLMLKLYNEALADFNRAINLDSDSNWKLYNRALAYLALNQADKARADLLLAIKLAKEDYEKDAKDWNNAFNLALYYLVAQYNQPAEQLYRYVLSQGASLELIHAAIQDLNDFLTVFPDHVQAKSMRQLLQSSLT
- a CDS encoding ribbon-helix-helix protein, CopG family, producing MSNLSIQLPDSLYKSLQELAKQDGISIDQFVATAVAEKIAALTTEIYLGELAKRGSREKYDAVLAKVPDIEPESCDRLPTA
- a CDS encoding (2Fe-2S) ferredoxin domain-containing protein; protein product: MGASHNMEISQFCLEGRFINFVIKDGYKLKGLLLGTHEGECYVKLAKHLRAAFDLRLPAGTWLQVVGYKEYDIKKDKVTLKAERVMAARSEMAAVKTIAAPQKPPSIDNVKVKPAKTKSTILVCQKSDCMKRGGKAVCQALEAALSDRGLEDQVTIKGTGCMKNCKAGPNLVMPDKTRHSRIQAAQIPALMNQHFGDKSLSAQPENLREVAIYNSKLC
- a CDS encoding Asr1405/Asl0597 family protein, with amino-acid sequence MKSFSSELESNHLVEVNWADRWQVYQRLKELDIPCSCKANQPLEVEIGSPMTAVQLWSVIRRLTASRQDQILTLECCWKNRY
- a CDS encoding Dps family protein; its protein translation is MSETQTLLRNFGHVYDNPVLLDHSVTAPVTEGFNVILASFQALYLQYQKHHFVVEGSEFYSLHEFFNESYNQVQDHIHEIGERLDGLGGVPVATFSKLAELTVFEQESEGVYSSRQMVENDLAAEQAIIGVIRRQAAQAESLGDRGTRYLYEKILLKTEERAYHLSHFLAKDSLTLGFVQAAQS